A segment of the Meles meles chromosome 4, mMelMel3.1 paternal haplotype, whole genome shotgun sequence genome:
gatctatctagatatatctatatatatctatatatatatagatatctatctatctatctagatatatatatctatccaTATATATGGATCTATctagatatatctagatatatatatagatatatctatatatatctatatatatatctcaatatatctagatatatatatctatatatatctatatatatatatctcaatatatatatagatatatatatagatatatctagatagatccatatatatgtaaatctatataatctatatatagaAGGACCAGGTGATATGCTTTAGTGTTGGCAGAATGAGGCTGAGACTTTGTTTTAGGATCAGTcaatgtgtgtgcacacgtattttctttctttttcttttcagggaACATCACGAGagtctctttttgtcttttggtaaACATTCACTTACATTTGGTCCCATTCTAAATCCGTGCAGGTTCTGCCTGAGTTCCCTTTGGAAGCTGATGTGAATGATTCCTAGCCCCAGTCCATCCTGGGGCCCCTCGGGCAGGGGAAAGGgggatcttttatttattttaaaaaaatctctactgTCGTTTTGCTTCTTAAACAAATGGAGTTCGTGACAATCTTTAGTCTCTATAACCTCCTGCTGCCAGAGCGCTTGGAGTTTTCCTTTTTGGGGATCTCACTTCCGCAGACTGCACTACCCCTCTTTTTGGAGGTTGTGTCCTTACTCTTGCAGAACGCAATTTGATGCAGAATGATCAAAGTGGGTGGAAGTCATGAGGGCAGCTGGCGCAGCACTGACACCACAAACCCAGCCAGACCAACAGCAGAAAATTTCGTTCGTAAACCTCGAGGCTGTTATGAACAGTTCATggttttgcttaattttaatCTATAAACTTCACCTTAGAAAATGACCCTTTTCATACCTTTAATTCTGATTAATTTGGTGTTTATGTTACCATCATGggcttttttattactttttttcttgtcCATCATTTAACTTTTAACCTCTATGTACCATTTTTAAAAacgcatttatttatttaaaaatttttcttcacttgagagagagagcatgaacgggaggggagggatagaaggagagggagaagcagacttcctgctgcggggactccatcccaggacccacagatcctgacctgagccaaaggcagatgctaaccaaCTTAGCTGCCTAGGTGCCCTCTACATACCATTTTACTTTAGGGGTTCTTATTAGCAGGATACAACTGGCTTTACTTTTTAACCCAATTTGAGAACTTTCCCCTTTTGATAGGGGATTTAACTCATGCCATTTGtgtgaatgaaatagaaatatttagcTTTTTGGTGACTTTCTTATCCGCTTACCTGCCTATGtacttcttttccttattttccatgCATTTGTTAAATGTGTGTAATGCTTTCCATTTCGATCTTACTGTTCAACTTATCTGAAACAGTCATCTCTATTTctccagtgctttttttttttttttagagaaacaaTTTTACAGTCTTTACagtcttgaggtcttttattttctttatatttatcatgCCATGAATTCATAGGGAATGGGTTCCAGCAGTTCGGGCTCCTTTCCATTGGTTCTCACAAAATGTGCTTCTCGGGGTGGAGCGGGCTGACGCTTCAGTTGAACCCAAGTacctttctctttggcttccttctttttctgatcattttcctttacaCGCTTCAGGAAGCTATCTCGTCTCTTTGAATGTTTAATATGCTCAATGCGTACATTAATTCTCTTGGCAAGAATCTTGCCCTTAACTTGTTTGTTTACAACAATGCCAACAGCATGCTGAGTAACATTGTAGACTCTCCCAGTTTTGCCATGGTAACATTTGTGGGGCATTCCCTTTTGAACAGTGCCCATTCCCTTGATGTCCACAATATCACCTTTCTTGTAGATTCGCATGTATGTGGCCAAAGGAACAACTCCATGTTTTCTAAAAGGCCTAGAGAACATGTAATGGGtaccccttctctttccctttgtgttgGTCATTTTGGCAAATTACTGGAAGATGGTGGTTCGGCCAAAAGGCTATTTCTCCAGTGCTTAAATTTAAGATCAACTCAGTGATTTTGGGTCATCGTTATGTCATTCTTGGTATCAAGATTGCTTTCATTTATCCCTGATCACCATAACATTTCCTGTTCCTTGGTATCCCAATTTGGGATTATAAAATCTGGGATTTGGGATTATAAATTTGGGATTTGGGATTATAAAAGTCTGGACTATCATTACTGTCAAATCACTTCCTTTATATTACAAATC
Coding sequences within it:
- the LOC123940575 gene encoding 60S ribosomal protein L21-like gives rise to the protein MTNTKGKRRGTHYMFSRPFRKHGVVPLATYMRIYKKGDIVDIKGMGTVQKGMPHKCYHGKTGRVYNVTQHAVGIVVNKQVKGKILAKRINVRIEHIKHSKRRDSFLKRVKENDQKKKEAKEKGTWVQLKRQPAPPREAHFVRTNGKEPELLEPIPYEFMA